Proteins encoded together in one Heliomicrobium undosum window:
- the dnaA gene encoding chromosomal replication initiator protein DnaA — protein sequence MTSQFAGLWQQSLEILKQELKPASFDTWLKNTQLVTMQNGEAHIGVPNDLARDWLENRYATLVKNALSVVLGESVEVRFFTPSADSRRSEHSRRPVAAEESSPPLLNPKYTFDTFVVGNSNRFAHAAALAVAEAPAKAYNPLFVYGGVGLGKTHLMQAIGHFVIDQRPQSRVVYVSSEKFTNELINAIRDDKTVEFRNRYRNIDVLLIDDIQFLAGKERTQEEFFHTFNALHESSKQIIISSDRPPKEIPTLEDRLRSRFEWGLITDINPPDLETRIAILRKKAILENLDVPNEVMVFIANIIQSNIRELEGALNRVIAFANLSGKSLTSDVAEEALKNIIPSHRAKVITIALIQEVVAEHYNMRVEDFKAKKRTRDVAFPRQIAMYLSREMIDVSLPKIGEEFGGRDHTTVIHAHEKITKDIEKDPQLEMTIQVLKEKIQRA from the coding sequence ATGACTTCACAGTTTGCCGGTCTATGGCAACAATCTTTGGAGATATTGAAACAAGAACTGAAACCGGCCAGTTTTGACACATGGTTGAAAAACACGCAACTGGTGACGATGCAAAACGGAGAGGCCCATATCGGCGTACCCAATGATCTGGCCCGCGACTGGCTGGAAAACAGATACGCCACCCTGGTGAAAAACGCCCTCTCCGTTGTCCTCGGCGAATCGGTGGAAGTCCGGTTTTTTACACCGAGCGCCGATTCGCGCCGTTCCGAACATTCCCGCCGTCCTGTAGCAGCCGAAGAGAGCAGCCCGCCGCTGTTAAATCCCAAGTACACCTTCGACACCTTCGTGGTGGGCAACTCCAACCGCTTCGCTCATGCTGCTGCGCTGGCCGTCGCCGAAGCGCCGGCCAAAGCCTACAACCCCCTCTTCGTCTATGGGGGCGTCGGTTTGGGGAAAACTCACCTGATGCAGGCCATCGGCCATTTTGTCATTGACCAGCGTCCCCAATCCAGGGTTGTCTACGTGTCGTCCGAAAAATTCACCAATGAGTTGATCAACGCCATCCGCGACGACAAGACGGTGGAGTTTCGCAACCGCTACCGCAACATCGACGTGCTGTTGATCGATGATATTCAATTCCTGGCTGGCAAAGAACGGACCCAGGAAGAGTTTTTCCACACCTTCAACGCCCTTCATGAGTCGAGCAAGCAGATCATCATCTCCTCGGACCGGCCGCCAAAAGAGATCCCCACCTTGGAAGACCGGCTGCGGAGCCGATTCGAATGGGGTTTGATCACCGACATCAACCCGCCCGACCTGGAGACGCGGATCGCCATCCTGCGCAAAAAAGCGATCCTGGAAAACCTGGATGTGCCCAATGAAGTCATGGTCTTTATTGCCAACATCATTCAATCCAACATCCGCGAGTTGGAGGGCGCCTTGAACCGGGTCATCGCCTTTGCCAACTTAAGCGGCAAGTCCCTCACATCGGATGTGGCCGAAGAGGCCTTAAAAAACATCATCCCCTCTCACCGGGCCAAGGTGATCACCATCGCGCTCATTCAAGAGGTCGTGGCTGAGCACTACAATATGCGAGTGGAAGATTTCAAAGCGAAAAAACGAACCCGTGATGTGGCCTTCCCGCGGCAGATCGCCATGTACCTCTCTCGGGAGATGATCGACGTGTCTCTCCCGAAGATTGGCGAAGAATTTGGCGGCCGGGACCACACCACCGTCATCCACGCCCATGAAAAAATTACGAAAGATATCGAAAAGGATCCCCAACTGGAAATGACGATTCAAGTTT